The genomic stretch TACGCCCGACTTCTTTGTATAAGCAAATCCGAGCAAAGTACTCAACATTTTTTCATATCTGGAACGATGCAAAGCCCCCTGATACAGATTGAAGTGAAGCAAGAACCAAAATTCAAAAGCCTGGTTGCTATAAGCCACTTCAAAACCATTCTGGCGAGCTGACAGGATTGCGGAGTTAAAGTCATTTTCTGGAAAATCATCTTTGTCAAAGACCACCCAATTCTGATTGTATGTCCTTCCTCTTTGCCTTTCCTGCTCTTTTATATTGATAGCTTTCTGTACTAATGCTAATGTCCCCATGCCTTGACCGATAGCTTTCACAGTGGCAGAAGTCAAGCGGAAGGCATTAAAGTAGTCTGGTTCAGTATTAACCCCCTCGCAAATAATCAGAAATGTTTGTTTCACTTCACGCACACCACTGATACGGGTTATCTTTCTTTCGATACGCGGATTCATATTTTTCCTTTTTGTAGCCGCCATAGTTTATTTTTCTTGCGTATTAAACAAACGGGTTAAATCTCCGACAATTGGAATAGCTCCATACTTTCCGGACAGGTAATCTTTTTCAAACGAAGCATCATTACGAACTTTATACTCTGCCAATGAATAAAGTTCGGTTGCTCCATAACGGTCTTTTTGTGTAAACCAAATCTGATCTCGTCGGAATATATTAGCACTCAACAAGTTTGTATCGTGGGTAGTGAAAATCAATTGGGCATTTTTCGGATTTGTTTCTTTTGAATTAAACAAGGTAATAATTCTACACGTAAGAAGTGGATGCATTTTGGAATCAAATTCATCTATAATCAGACGCTTCCCATTATCCAAAGCATCAATAATGGGATATGCTAAAGAAAAATACTTTATTGTACCTTCCGATTCATTTTTCCTGAATGGGAAGGTAACAGCTTTGACTTCATTACCTTCATCATCGTATTGTGTATGCGTACTGACAATAGTATTATCAATTTTTTCAATATTTTCAATACCTAAATCAGCATAACGGGAAAACTCCACAATTCGCTGTTTCATTGTGATGTCATCCAGTTGGATGGTGGCGGTATTCCATATCTTCTCATCATTAGAACCTGAAATAATAGTGGTATCGTTCAACCATTTCATGATCTCCACTGCCGTCGGATCATTGAATTGTGCCGCAACAGAAAGTAATAGTGCATTTGCTCTCACCATTCGTTTACCTGCAAGCTCTTTACCAACGGCAAACTTGGTATGAATATCAAAACTGTCTTTTTCCCGGTAGAATAATTCCACCTCCTTAGCCCTTTTCTTATTAGCTTTTTGATAGAGCCATTCCGAATGTACCGATGAATTGTCAGCTTCAAAACCATAACGATATTGATTATCCTCATCACAGAATATGGCTTCAAAATAACTTGGTTCACCTGCTGTAAGCGAATTTAACCGGAAACTTTCTATATTGACACGTTCCCCTGCCTGAATATCCTTCGATGAATTTATCACATACCACTTGAAGAACTCAAATGCTTTAATGAAATTGGATTTACCGGATGCATTGGCACCGTAAACAACCGCACTCTTCATTAACAATAATCCGGCAGTCCCTACACTAAAGATTATATCTTCAGCCGGAACCTGTATTTCTTTCAAAGCCGATGCCGCTAATGACAATGTAGACTGTTCTTTAAAAGATAGAAAATTTCCTATTGTAAATTGAATAATCATACTTTAATCGCTTCATTCGAGATTTTATCACAAATATAGCTTTTATTTTTCATATAAGGATAACTATCAAGTGAATTATATTATTTTATGTCTAATAACATGTAACAGTTCCTCGCAATGCGTCTCTACGCCACCCATGATATCGGGGATACCACGGGTGCCGGTAACTACTAGTTTCATCAGAATTTCTCCCTTAAATCACCTTGACAAGAGTCTTGCCCTACATCGCACCATTTCGGTTCTAGACAAATATCTTTCCCTTGCAGTGACTTCAGTTTATTAACCAACGCCCACTTCAACGGATACTTAATATACTTGTGCATCACAGGACTGGCAGTTCCCACCATCCAGCAGTTTTTGGGACAACGGCGCACCATGGCGCGAACCTCCTGTGCCTGCTCACTCTCCCATATAGTCATAAAGTCGGGAGTTTCATGAATGTTTCCCATCGACTTCTTCCAATACTTCTCTTCCAGCCCATTACAAGGATATACATCACCAAAGGGATCAATGAAGAAGTTAGCCGAACCGGCCTCACAAGGCAACATACGGCGACCGCCTTCAATATAATTTATCAGTCCCATATTGAACCAGGCACGGAACCAGCTCTTCGGATGACGCTCCTTCAGCTGCCATTCTATCAGTTGCTTGAAGTCACCACACACCTCATTTTTATTAGTGATTACATTGTCTTCTTTGTGGAAGTAGTACGAATTATGAAAAGCAGCTGTGGCGAACTCCATCCCCAAGCTCTTGCTCAGTTGGTAGAGCGAAAGCATGTCTTTAGAATTATTGTTAGACACCGTGCAACCGAAACCGATATCTTTCAGCCCCATTTCCTTCAATGTCAGCAGTGTACGAAGTCCCTTGTCGAAGCCACCCGCATGTCCACGCAGTTCATCGTTCTTACAACTCAATCCCTCGATAGAGATGCGGATGCCGATATTTGGAAACTTCTTTGCCAGCGCCACCACACGATCCTCAAACCATCCGCTGGTCGAAATGACAATACGGTCGGTATGCCGGTAGCATTCCTCCACAATCTCCGCCAAATCCTCGCGGACGAAAGGTTCGCCACCCGTCAGGTTGATAAACTTCAACTTAGGCAGTGTTCTCAAATCACTCGCTTTTATCTCTTCGCTTTTGTTGGTGGGATTAAACCAGATGTTGCACATCTTGCACTTCATGGGACAACGATAAGTCAGGATGATACTTGCATCCGTAGGAGTAGGAACAGTTTTTTGATAAGCCATAAACATTATAATATTTTTACATTTTATACACTGTGATTATTTCATTATAATACCTTTCCGCATTATATCGCTTATGTGAAGCGGCAGCAATCTTAGCATTGTTGAAAGTCCGACCGTACATCGCTTCAATTTTTTCCTTTAAGTCGGCCGTATGGCGGCTTTCGAAAGTCATGCCCGTTTCCTCTGATATCAATTCAGGGATACCTCCAATCCGGGCACCCAGCACCGGAGTGCCCAGGCACTGAGCTTCTATGACCGAAAGTGGATTGTTCTCGTACCATTCCGATGGGATGACCGAGAAACGGGCTTTGCCCACCAAGCGCTTGATTTCGCTCCACTGTTTAAAGCCTGCCAGCTCAATGTGCTTGCCTGCCATAGACTTCAACTCGTCTTCCAAAGGCCCTCCCCCAATTACCACCAGTTTATGTTGCGGCAACGCATTGGCCGCTTCAATCAGAGTCTTGGCACCTTTCTCGTGCGAAAGGCGGCCGATAAAGCAATAATAATCATCACGTTGACTGTAATCATCGGCCACACATGGGGCTACATCGATAAAATTGCACAATGTGTGCAACTTTGCAGCAGCAAATCCCCCCTGCTTCATCTTGTCGCGCATAAATTGTGAAGGACAGACGAAAGCGTCCGTGCAGTTCTCCAAGCGCTCCCGGTGCCATTTCATTGCCTCACCATAAGAGAGGAAACTTGCTACTTTCGAGTTTTTCATGCATTTATATTCCAACACCTTGTGCTTGTCTGCAAAGCAGGATTCACATACCGTTTCCCCATTTCGCAAACAATCGTATCGAGGGCACAGCAATTTATAGTCGTGCAGGGTCCACACCACCTTTATACCTCTTTCGTGCGCCATCTCTGCAATGACCGGCGAAAGTTGCGAATGGATGTTGTTGAGATGTACCACATCCGGATGGAAATCATCGAGCAGCGCATTGAACTTCCGCTGTACCTC from Phocaeicola dorei encodes the following:
- a CDS encoding AAA family ATPase encodes the protein MIIQFTIGNFLSFKEQSTLSLAASALKEIQVPAEDIIFSVGTAGLLLMKSAVVYGANASGKSNFIKAFEFFKWYVINSSKDIQAGERVNIESFRLNSLTAGEPSYFEAIFCDEDNQYRYGFEADNSSVHSEWLYQKANKKRAKEVELFYREKDSFDIHTKFAVGKELAGKRMVRANALLLSVAAQFNDPTAVEIMKWLNDTTIISGSNDEKIWNTATIQLDDITMKQRIVEFSRYADLGIENIEKIDNTIVSTHTQYDDEGNEVKAVTFPFRKNESEGTIKYFSLAYPIIDALDNGKRLIIDEFDSKMHPLLTCRIITLFNSKETNPKNAQLIFTTHDTNLLSANIFRRDQIWFTQKDRYGATELYSLAEYKVRNDASFEKDYLSGKYGAIPIVGDLTRLFNTQEK
- a CDS encoding glycosyltransferase, which translates into the protein MKILLANKFYYRRGGDCVHTLNLEQLLKAHGHEVAVFAMDYPENLETQWSKYFPSEVKFKLGTGMIEALMRPFGTREVQRKFNALLDDFHPDVVHLNNIHSQLSPVIAEMAHERGIKVVWTLHDYKLLCPRYDCLRNGETVCESCFADKHKVLEYKCMKNSKVASFLSYGEAMKWHRERLENCTDAFVCPSQFMRDKMKQGGFAAAKLHTLCNFIDVAPCVADDYSQRDDYYCFIGRLSHEKGAKTLIEAANALPQHKLVVIGGGPLEDELKSMAGKHIELAGFKQWSEIKRLVGKARFSVIPSEWYENNPLSVIEAQCLGTPVLGARIGGIPELISEETGMTFESRHTADLKEKIEAMYGRTFNNAKIAAASHKRYNAERYYNEIITVYKM
- a CDS encoding RloB family protein, with the protein product MAATKRKNMNPRIERKITRISGVREVKQTFLIICEGVNTEPDYFNAFRLTSATVKAIGQGMGTLALVQKAINIKEQERQRGRTYNQNWVVFDKDDFPENDFNSAILSARQNGFEVAYSNQAFEFWFLLHFNLYQGALHRSRYEKMLSTLLGFAYTKKSGVSSKMFNALFLKQEQAINHAKTIMKQFDGNNPAQQESSTTVYRLVEELNNFL
- a CDS encoding radical SAM protein yields the protein MAYQKTVPTPTDASIILTYRCPMKCKMCNIWFNPTNKSEEIKASDLRTLPKLKFINLTGGEPFVREDLAEIVEECYRHTDRIVISTSGWFEDRVVALAKKFPNIGIRISIEGLSCKNDELRGHAGGFDKGLRTLLTLKEMGLKDIGFGCTVSNNNSKDMLSLYQLSKSLGMEFATAAFHNSYYFHKEDNVITNKNEVCGDFKQLIEWQLKERHPKSWFRAWFNMGLINYIEGGRRMLPCEAGSANFFIDPFGDVYPCNGLEEKYWKKSMGNIHETPDFMTIWESEQAQEVRAMVRRCPKNCWMVGTASPVMHKYIKYPLKWALVNKLKSLQGKDICLEPKWCDVGQDSCQGDLREKF